Part of the Hemicordylus capensis ecotype Gifberg chromosome 7, rHemCap1.1.pri, whole genome shotgun sequence genome, gaaggctgttctgccacccccccccccgcccattgcagcagcggctgcagcgtTTGGGTCCGGCCCTTCCAACCATCTCTTCCCCTCCATCAGCCGCAGCCAATCACGGCCCGCCATCCCAGCAGGAAAAGCAACTGCCATGGAAACAGAGCCTCGCGGACTGGGGAGCGGCCGCCAGCGCAACCAGCGATGCCTTCGCCGCGTCAAGCGAGCGAGTGGCcaggaggctggcgggggcaCGTCTGGGGCACCcagtccctggctggcagcagcagccacaccagCTGCTGGGAGGGCGGCCAGCCAGCGCGCGACAGGCAGCCAGAGCCCGCAGAACgccggggtggggtggatggGTCACTGGGCCATCGGAGGCGCGCCTCCCCCGGGGCGGGTGAAAGACGGGAAAGACGTgccaaaaaaaagaggggggggtgagccgctctgcacatgcccaattgTGTACCGTTGCTTCACGTTGCCTGGCTGGTCCTGGAAAGGAGACCCAGCTTTGCCTTGGAGGCAAGGCCGTCTTTCTCCGCTGCAGCCTGGATGGAAGCCCGCCCTGGGGAGTCCGCTTGGGCCCTGATCCCTGCTCAGTCAACCGGCCCAGTCGAGCCAGTCTCCTTTGCTTCCAGCCCAAATCCTGAACTTTGGGCTTAACTTTGGGCTTAAATGTACCACCGCAGTAGGACAGCCCGTTTGCCATAATCcaggcattattttgctagcgtcACTCGTCCTAGTCTTCTCGCTAGGGAAATGGTGCTCGCAAAAACTGGCCAAGGGGGGCCCTACTAGCCCAGCTGCGCATTCCCAGCCGGACACCCCGCCGGGGAGGCCCCCAAGTAGAAGGGCTGTGTGGAGACAAGAGCCACGGGCCTTCTCTGGCCATTGCCTTCCCAGGCATGTGGTGATATCCCCGCCCCGCTTCTTGCCACCGGCGGCACCTGTAGCTGACAgggctttcttcctcttcctcctgcacgAATTGGTGGTAGCCCGTGTCAGCTGCCAtcgtagccccattcagacattatgttgtacgagtgtacagatgtctgtaaactGGTTAATGATTTGCGTTGGCCTTAAATGTGGACCTGGGTACAAGCACCTCAAGTGCCtgctacagataggaagggtGCTGCTGGACCTGAGAACAACATAAGGTGTGAACAACCGTACTTGTGTCTACACTGTACACTTATTGTAAGAGTGTTGAGCCTAACATGTGAAGGGGACTCTTGTGACAGCAAATGCCATCTTCTGCTTCCTCCCACCCACAGCCAAGTCCTGCTTGGTTCTTTTCCAGGGACAGGTTGGGATCTGGAGGGAGTTCACGGCAGAGGAGAGATCTGAAGACGGGCCCAGTCCTCGTGATGGGCTCCGGACTGCGAGTCCCTCCGGGGCACACAACGGGCATGGGCCGCGGCCATGGGGGGCTGGGGAAGTCCCCTCCCCCTTCAGGGAACAAGCGTTCCAAGTCGTAATGGCCCGCGGCCTGGAGGGGCAAAAGCACCAGTCAACCATCCATATAAGCCTCCTTCCCTCcattaggggagagggggccgtgtctgtccagcggcccctcggagtgtgGGTGAtgttgggggaccctcaggagctgggggtccgggttctttgaacccacctgctacacccctgccccaccacacgCGCCCGGGCTTTTCACacgaagggagggagggagggagggatccgactgggaggaaagcagcaggccacactctctccttccccctaAGCAGCGCAGAtggtcccctccctccccacttatCCTCATCccagccctgcgaggtaggtcGTGCTGAGAAGAACGGGCGGGCCAAAAGGGCgggggcagcaggagagcagGTGAGGGCGGGGCTTCCCAGGGCCACAGAGACCCCCTGCCTGGCGCTCGGGGCAGAGCGGACCCATCAGCTGACCCACtgggctgctctgggctccttcggaGGAGGAGGAATCCACGAGTCCCGGAGCGGCCCCTTCCCTGCCaccgctctccccctgcccctgccagggAGGCGCCGGTGCACAGCCCGATCCAGCCGCGTCCTCGCAGGCGGATGCTGCCACCTCGCGGGCCAAAAAGACAACCGCGTCAAGCGGCCGGGAAGATCTCCTGAATACCCCACGGAAGGCGAGGCTCGCCCACCCCGCCGCCGCCCCACGTTGTGCTCTTCGTGGGGGGCGCAAGAGAGCCAGCCCGAGCTGGCCATTGCCAGGCGGGTCCCGCTCGAGTCCAGGCCGCGGCAGCCCTCAGCCAGCCCCCGTTCCTGGGCAGGCGGGGGCCCCTCGCCTGCTGCGGGCGGGCCAGGAGTGGGGGCCGGTCTGACTCCTTCCTGGCGGGGCCCGCTCGTGAAGCTTGCAGGAGgggcgggcgagcgagcgagcggcgccCCGGGAGGAGGGGAGGGCGCAGCTGCGCACTGGAGGAGAGAGGCGGAGGCAAGCAAGGtaagagtccccccccccgccgcttctGAGGAGGAAGCGGAAACGTGGATCCACGTGGTGAGGGGGGCGGGATTTGGGGGCATTTcgtttggtggtggggggaggcaaggaaGCGACCTGACGGACGCCTGGGACCCAGCGCGCGCAGGCTGTGCCTCCCGGGCGGGTCCCGCCTCTACCGAGCCTTTCGGACCGCCGCCTTCCGACTTCGGGGTTTGGCTTCTTGCGGAGACGAGGCTTCgctgcggccccttcgggagctatgGTGAGAAAGcggcctccttctctctcctcgcAGCTGCGCGGGGGCTGCCTTGGCTAGCCGGGTGGGCGAAGCCTCGGTGTGGGGCCAGCCCCAGGTCTTGGGTGGAGGGCCTGTCCGCTCCGGTGCCGCTGAAAGTGGCCTGCCTTCTTGTTGGGGCTGcgcctgctcccccctccccctgcagtcgGCCTCCTTGGACCTGAAATCGAAGGAGGAAAAGGATGCCGAGCTGGACAAGCGGATCGAGGCCCTGCGGCGCAAGAATCAGGCCCTCATCAAGCGCTATCAGGTGGGGAGCCGGTTCTTTGCCGGGGGGGGCTTCCGACCTTAGGGACGGGCTCAGGATtctcagcgggggggggaggggggagctctgGAGCGGAGGCACCTGCCTTAAGGCGCTTAGCCGGCTAATCTGCTGGGGCGCGGAGCGAGAGGAGGCTCCTTCGGCtgagggcctgctgctgctgctgctgctgctgccgccgccgccgtcttGGCCGTGGGGGCCTCTGTGGCGCGGGGGTGGCCGGTGCTGCCGCCCAGCAGGCTTGAGAGCCCCCTGGGCGGGCGCGCCTGGCAGGCCCAACCCGCGGCTCCTCTCACTACCGCAGGAGATCGAGGAGGACCGCAAGAAGGCCGAGCAGGAGGGCATTGCGGTGACCGGTGGGCGGAGGTCCCGGCCAGCAGACGGGGATGTGCCCGAGAAAAGGCGGGGGGAGCtggacccccccaccctcaccgtGCAGGTCTTGCTCTCTCCCAAGGTGAGGGGGGTGCTGGGGgtacggtgggggggggcggggggcgccacaGGTGCCAGAAAGGCCCTCTTATGGGAGGGGCCTCTGAAGGGGGCTGGGccaggaccttccacatgcagtgTGTGTGCTGGGCTGGGGAGCGGgagctgagcccccccccccggtggcggGGAGAGCCGCTcatgccatcctcttcttctttctcgCCCAGGAAATGCGCGTGGTCAGCAGTGAGCGGAAggcccctgctgccgcctccgccACCCCCAAGGCCTCCCGCAGCAGCCCCAGTGCTCGTGGCCCCGCTCCAGGCGGCCGCCCCCCCGCTGCAGGGAACCCCCCTGAGCAGCCGAGCTGGGAGGGGGCTGGAGCAGACGGGCTGGGGGCCAGCAAGCGAGGCCGAGGGGGGCGAGGCTGGAGGTCCCGGGGCCGAGGGGGCCCCATGGGAGACGCAGGGCCCGACCGGAGGTCTCAGGTGAGTCCTTGGGGCCGAGCGAggggccgaggaggaggaggaggaggaggccggggCCGTGTCTCCtaaggggttctttcctccccAGGAGTGGGAGGAGCGCCGTAGGCAGAATATCGAGAAGATGAACGAGGAGATGGAGAAGATCGCGGAGTACGAGCGCAGCCAGCGGGTGAGGCCGGGCTGTTCTCGCTCctgacgggggtgggtgggggagctgctgctgcagcagggctgggaaTGGCGAAGCCGCCAAGGCCCCTCTgctgcaggctggctggctgggctgctTCTAcctctctcccgccccccaccccacaggatGGGCTGCAGGAAAAGAACCCCGTGCGCAACTTCTTGGATGACCCTCGGCGGAGCGGCTCCTTCGCGGAGGTGGACCGGCGCGAGGGCAGCCGGCGGCACATCCGCAACTGGGGAGGCGCGGACTTCGAGAAAGTCAAGACGGACGTGGAGCAGGGCAAGGAGAGGTCTCCTCCGGTACAGTGTGTGGGGAGCAGCTTGGGAGCCGGGGTGGGGCTGGTGCCGGCGATTCCCCTGTGGGAATTGGCTTCTGTGCCAACCAGGctggccgggtgtgtgtgtgtgtgtgtgtgtgtgtgtgtgtgtgtgtgcgcctgcCTGGCAGCTTGGCTGGTGCAATGAGCCCCCAGCTGGCTGGTCCAGGGGTGGCTCCTGGCGCCGGCCCCCCTCCTCACCTTGGCCGGCCTGTCGTCTCCCGCCAGGGTCACGGCGGTGCCCGGCGCAGAGGGGCCGCCCTGGACATGACGCTCTCCATGACCGGCCGGGAACGGGCCGAGTACCTTCGCTGGAAGCAAGAGCGGGAGCGCATCGACCAGGAGCGGCTGGCCCGGCACCGGCAGCCGACGGGGGAGTGGCGCCGGGAGTGGGACGCGGAGAAGATGGACACCAGGTGGGAGGCGGGGGTCAGGGTGGAGGGCgtgctgggctggggaggggccGGAGGGAGTGGGAGGGCGAGGCCAGATCCCCACGCTGGAGGGGCGGCGGGTGGGCGGCCTCCTCATGGCCGCCTCGCCCTGATCCCCGCTGCGTCTCCTCCCATCTCCTGTCCCCAGGTTTAaggagggagcccagcctggacACTCGGCAGGCAGCAAGCCAGGTAAGCCAGCCTGTGTGgagctggagggggaagcagaggCTGCTCCCAGCAAGGAGCGAGGCCTGCGCCCTTTGCCCCCACCTTCTAAGGACatcggaacagccctgctgggtcaggccccccaaggaggcccctctagtccagcctcctgtttcacgcagtggcccaccagatcatgcctctggggagcagcccacaggcaagaggtgagggcaggtcccctctcctgctgttatttccctgcaactggtactcagaagcattctgcttctgcagctggaggcggcctatagtcctccgactagtagccgttgatggatctcccctccatgaagttatccaaaccttacttaaagccacccaggctgttggctgtcaccatatcttgtggcagagagttccacaagttgaattctttccttttttccaCAGAGGAGGGCAAGCGCCCCCCTAAGCTGCCCACCTTTGGGGAATTCCTGCCTGAGCAGCAGCCAGATCGGCGCCGGAAGGGCAGAGGCCGTGGGCGTGTGCGAGGGGCTTTCTCCAAGCCTTATAGGTGAGGCAGGCTCTGCCTCTGTGGcggtgtgggggggcaggggagggtggtgTCTGGGGCTTTGGCCTGCTGCTGTCTGCTTCTGCACTCAGACTTCAGGTGGGGAGTGGTGGGTCTCCTGGGGTGAgtctttctccccccactgcccccatgcCAAGAGTTCAGGGGCAGTCCATTGCAAGTCTGAACTCCGGCTCGCGTTTGGCTCTCTAGCATGCACGACAATCGCTGGGAGAAAGAAGAGCCGGATCCAGAGCCAGCCGTGGTGCCTGTGGAGGAAAAGGCGGAGGATGCCAAAGTACAGCAGGTGCCAGGAGCTGGGGGGGAGGCGGggactgtctggcagtggcattgtttggcccccacccccacccccaccccaccgccagaGGTGGGTCTTGTTCTGCCCCCTTTCCCTGCACTCACACCTtggctctcctcctcttcctgttccACAGGGGACTCCTCCAGCTTCTCCCCAAGCAGTGCCCGAGGAGGATGAGGATCAGTGGGAAGATGTCagtgagggggaggaggaggcggctgcagGCAGCGGCAGCCAGGGCtgctcccaggaggaggaggaggaggaggctatgCCCCCGCCCCGGAAgagcagccccccctccccgccgaaGGAAGCCTCCCAGCCACCACCGGGGCGAGATGGGCTGCCTCCGCgggccctgccccccccaccggccGAGAGCCCCGTCACGGAGGGGAAGCCCCTGACCCCCTTCTCGCCAGTGGAGGGATACCGTCCGGTTTCTGACTGGGGGGAGGAGATGGAGTTGAGCTCCCCCCGGGccgacaccaccagcagccccttGGGCCCGCGTGGAGAGGAGTTGCCTGCAAGTGCTGGTAAGGGGCACATGCCAGCTGGGGAGGGTCCGGGGCGTGCCTGTGCGGGGGGGCCTGGGGCTCTCCTGGCAGTGGGGTGGCCCTCAGCGGGTCTTCTGTCACCTTCTGGCCGGTCCTGCCACAGGGGGcccgcgccccccaccccctgcagtcgTAATGGGGGGGTGTTGCTTCTCTTGAGGCAGGGCTGAGCCCCCCAACAGGGCCTCGGCTGCGGGGCCCTTGGGTCTTCCTGGCTGAACAGGGCCAGCCCGGGAGGCCGAGACGAGCCAGCTGGAGCccagggagggaggtggctgaggagtggggaggggagaaggggagctccctcctcccccccttgTCCGTCTCCTGGGGGCCTGTGCTGAGGAGTTCTGGCTTTCTCTTGAAGGTCCCGCCACGGATCCAGCCCTGAGCTCTGCCCCCAGCGCAGTGCAGGTCGCGGAGGACTCCCAGCAGGTGCGTTTCTGTCAGCTGATGCCTCCTCAGCACTGCTGGGgctgtgcctgtgcctgtgcgGGCTGCGCCCTGGCAGCTGCTTGTGGGCCCGCTCGTCTCCGGGGTCCGACATGCCCGCCCTCTTGGCTTGGCTACTTAAGTGCTCTTTGCAGagttgccagccagccagccagcctggggCTGTCCGTCTGGGGCAGGTGGCTGTCCCGCCCTTGCCACCAGAGGGCGCTCTTAAGTCCTCCCAGCTCAGGCCCCATTGCCACCAGTGGATCTGGCCCTGGGCGCGCCCCTTCCCACCGGGAGGGCTGCCACCTGCAGGGATGCCTGCTGAGGGAGTCCTCTTTTGCTTGGCTTGACTCCCCCCCGGGGCCAGAGTCCCCACCCTGGGCATTCGGAGGGGCTGTCCCTGCAGAGCCACGCAGGGGGCAGGCCCCCTGGCTGAGGGGAGGCTGCTGCtctgcttctcttccccaccagTCCATGTTTGCCGGTGTGCAGCAGGgtctcctccgggggggggggcgggggggagctgcGATGGATGGCCGAGGAGGTGCAGCCGCctctcctggcagcagctctgtttTGCTCCTCTCCCCTCATCCTGGTATTAGTGCCTGCATGGTGGCCATTGGGCAGGTAGAGCTGCGTGGCTAACCACGCAgatctacctgatgaatggccagcctgtaggcaTCGCAGCTCTTGTTAATTTTGGGGTGGGAGCAACCGGAGCTTCCTccagaaggagaggcagctgggcctccttgggtgcaaccctccccgccccccaccgcccc contains:
- the CCDC9 gene encoding coiled-coil domain-containing protein 9, which translates into the protein MSASLDLKSKEEKDAELDKRIEALRRKNQALIKRYQEIEEDRKKAEQEGIAVTGGRRSRPADGDVPEKRRGELDPPTLTVQVLLSPKEMRVVSSERKAPAAASATPKASRSSPSARGPAPGGRPPAAGNPPEQPSWEGAGADGLGASKRGRGGRGWRSRGRGGPMGDAGPDRRSQEWEERRRQNIEKMNEEMEKIAEYERSQRDGLQEKNPVRNFLDDPRRSGSFAEVDRREGSRRHIRNWGGADFEKVKTDVEQGKERSPPGHGGARRRGAALDMTLSMTGRERAEYLRWKQERERIDQERLARHRQPTGEWRREWDAEKMDTRFKEGAQPGHSAGSKPEEGKRPPKLPTFGEFLPEQQPDRRRKGRGRGRVRGAFSKPYSMHDNRWEKEEPDPEPAVVPVEEKAEDAKVQQGTPPASPQAVPEEDEDQWEDVSEGEEEAAAGSGSQGCSQEEEEEEAMPPPRKSSPPSPPKEASQPPPGRDGLPPRALPPPPAESPVTEGKPLTPFSPVEGYRPVSDWGEEMELSSPRADTTSSPLGPRGEELPASAGPATDPALSSAPSAVQVAEDSQQDLPGQA